In a single window of the uncultured Pseudodesulfovibrio sp. genome:
- a CDS encoding terminase family protein, translating into MSSDLYVPREHQARIEAKLDRFSVLVCHRRFGKTVLSVNRLIRAARATSRDDWRGAYIAPLYRQAKTVVWDELKRYCGQGLDGCTVKFNESELRADFENGARIRLFGANNPDSLRGMYLDGVVFDEVAQMPLRVWTEVIRPALSDRRGWAMFIGTPRGKNALYEIWEKARLDPDWLAAMYRASETRIIPACELDASAREMSPEEYEQEFECSFTAAIRGAYFGQLLADADREGRVTDVRVDPSMPVHTAWDLGMSDSTSIWFVQARPGGTFAVVDYYEASGEGLDHYAKVLDARGYKYGTHIAPHDIRVRELGTGKSRLEVARSLGIRFDIAANIPIQDGINAVRTILPRCWFDENRCAAGLEALRHYRRSFNDRTADFSAQPLHDWTSHAADGFRYFAVGFRQPESGPRPSRTANNYNPFGGSRVRN; encoded by the coding sequence ATGTCCAGTGATCTGTATGTGCCCAGGGAGCATCAGGCCAGGATCGAGGCGAAGCTTGACCGCTTCTCGGTGCTGGTCTGTCATCGCCGGTTCGGCAAGACCGTGCTGTCCGTCAACCGGCTCATTCGCGCGGCACGGGCCACCAGCCGCGATGACTGGCGCGGAGCCTACATCGCCCCCTTGTATCGGCAGGCAAAGACCGTAGTCTGGGACGAGCTGAAGCGTTACTGCGGTCAGGGGCTGGACGGCTGCACCGTCAAGTTCAACGAGTCCGAGTTGCGCGCGGACTTTGAAAACGGGGCGCGCATCCGTCTGTTCGGGGCTAACAATCCCGACTCCCTGCGCGGCATGTATCTGGACGGCGTGGTCTTCGACGAGGTTGCCCAGATGCCCCTGCGCGTCTGGACCGAGGTCATTCGGCCCGCCCTGTCCGACCGCCGGGGCTGGGCCATGTTCATCGGCACCCCGCGCGGCAAGAACGCCCTTTACGAGATTTGGGAAAAGGCCCGGCTCGATCCGGACTGGCTGGCCGCCATGTACCGTGCCTCCGAAACCCGGATCATCCCTGCCTGTGAGCTGGACGCCAGCGCCCGCGAGATGTCGCCCGAGGAATACGAGCAGGAGTTCGAATGTTCCTTTACCGCCGCCATTCGGGGAGCCTACTTCGGCCAGCTTTTGGCCGATGCCGATCGCGAGGGGCGCGTCACCGACGTTCGCGTGGACCCGTCCATGCCTGTACATACCGCCTGGGACCTGGGCATGTCCGATTCCACCTCCATCTGGTTCGTCCAGGCCCGGCCCGGCGGCACCTTCGCGGTGGTGGATTATTACGAGGCCAGCGGCGAGGGGCTCGATCACTATGCCAAGGTGCTGGACGCCAGGGGGTACAAGTACGGCACCCATATCGCTCCCCACGACATCCGTGTGCGCGAGCTGGGCACCGGCAAGTCGCGCCTGGAAGTGGCCCGGTCGCTGGGCATCCGCTTCGACATCGCCGCCAACATCCCCATTCAGGACGGGATCAACGCCGTGCGCACCATTCTGCCGCGCTGCTGGTTCGACGAGAACCGCTGCGCCGCGGGGCTCGAAGCCCTTCGCCACTACCGGCGTTCATTCAATGATCGGACCGCGGATTTCTCGGCCCAGCCGCTGCACGACTGGACCAGCCACGCCGCCGACGGCTTCCGCTACTTCGCCGTTGGCTTCCGCCAACCCGAATCCGGCCCGCGTCCGTCCAGGACCGCCAACAACTACAATCCCTTCGGAGGTTCCCGTGTCCGTAATTGA
- a CDS encoding bifunctional acetate--CoA ligase family protein/GNAT family N-acetyltransferase yields MSVTNLEYLFKPKSVAVIGATNDPRNAGNIVMRNIMAGGFLGPVMPVSSQAEAIAGVLTHPSVRHLPKTPDLAVVCSPLDEVPEVIHSLRERGTRAAVLMGAGFASMSYEESEDIKHTILSIAKPPEIRILGPKSLGLMVPSMNLNASLAHARVEPGKVAFISQSDSLFATVLDWAIDKGVGFSHMVALGSRIDVTFADILDYLGSDPLTRSIMLYVESIRDAREFMSAARAASRNKPVLVIRPGQALDTVLAELKQRETGEAPYSDEIYDVAFRRAGMLRVEDIDGLFDAAQTLSTPRQVFGRKLAILTNGTSAGILAADRLLVGGGEMAPLSDDTVKGIDAVLGASNWSRANPVDIPFNADGKAYSDVLKLLIKDKNSNGILAMHVPWTAQPDVEVAEAIRDSLKRVRRMVLTAWLGSGQAGQAREVFRNAGIPTYETPSQAVQAFLYMAEYLHNQEMLIETPDSLPTDFFPDTARARKVVRKALETGRESLTEPEAKDILAAYGIPVVETRIAVSAKEAVIAADELGYPVALKLRSPQIPQPYDVGGVLLDLETPERVWEGAASILARCTRERPDAYIEGFTVQKMGRRPGAHELYVSAHLDGIFGPVLQFGHGGMAREMIQDQALTLPPLSMSLAKELVSRTRISTLLKGTPSHPPADIDDICLTVIQISQLIVDVPQITAIDINPLYADSEGVLALDAKIDIAPFDGEGESRLAIRPYPRELEECVTLKSGRQITLRPIRPEDEDTHRAFLASLSDEDLRLRFFGVVQREFDHKDIARFTQIDYDREMAFIATGLTERGEPETLGVMRTNTRPDNTEAEFAIVVRSDMKGEGLGSMLFYKGIQYTKERGTKLLTGQTMLENKAMQGLSKKFGFEISPDPHDQDLVDMTLDMDTVDL; encoded by the coding sequence ATGAGCGTCACCAATCTCGAATACCTCTTCAAGCCCAAGTCCGTGGCGGTTATCGGCGCCACCAACGATCCGCGCAACGCAGGCAACATCGTCATGCGAAACATCATGGCCGGTGGCTTTCTGGGGCCGGTAATGCCGGTTTCGTCCCAGGCCGAGGCCATCGCCGGGGTGCTTACCCATCCCTCGGTCAGGCATTTGCCCAAAACCCCGGATCTGGCCGTGGTCTGCTCGCCTCTGGACGAGGTCCCGGAGGTCATCCATTCCCTGAGGGAGCGGGGGACGCGGGCGGCAGTGCTCATGGGCGCAGGGTTCGCGTCCATGTCCTATGAAGAGAGTGAGGACATCAAGCATACCATTTTATCCATCGCCAAGCCGCCCGAGATCCGTATCCTCGGTCCCAAGTCTCTGGGGCTCATGGTGCCGTCCATGAACCTGAACGCCTCCCTGGCCCACGCAAGGGTGGAGCCGGGCAAGGTGGCGTTCATCTCACAGTCCGACTCCCTGTTCGCCACGGTTCTGGACTGGGCCATAGACAAGGGCGTCGGCTTCTCGCACATGGTCGCTCTGGGCAGCCGCATCGACGTGACCTTTGCCGACATCCTCGATTACCTCGGCTCGGACCCGCTGACCCGGTCCATCATGCTCTACGTGGAGTCCATCCGCGACGCCCGCGAGTTCATGTCCGCGGCCCGGGCCGCTTCCCGCAACAAGCCGGTGCTGGTCATCCGGCCGGGCCAGGCCCTGGACACCGTGCTCGCCGAGCTGAAGCAGCGCGAGACCGGTGAGGCCCCGTACTCCGATGAAATTTACGACGTGGCCTTCCGCAGGGCGGGCATGCTGCGGGTCGAGGACATCGACGGGCTGTTCGACGCGGCCCAGACCCTGTCCACCCCGCGCCAGGTCTTCGGTCGCAAGCTGGCCATCCTGACCAACGGGACCAGCGCGGGCATCCTGGCCGCCGACCGTTTGCTGGTGGGCGGCGGTGAGATGGCTCCCCTGTCCGACGATACCGTCAAGGGCATCGACGCGGTGCTCGGCGCGAGCAACTGGTCCCGGGCCAACCCCGTGGACATTCCGTTCAACGCCGACGGCAAGGCCTATTCCGACGTTCTCAAGCTGCTCATCAAGGACAAGAACTCCAACGGTATCCTGGCCATGCACGTGCCCTGGACCGCCCAGCCCGACGTGGAGGTGGCCGAGGCCATCCGCGATTCCCTGAAGCGGGTCCGGAGAATGGTCCTGACGGCCTGGCTCGGTTCCGGTCAGGCCGGGCAGGCCCGCGAGGTGTTCCGCAATGCGGGCATCCCCACGTACGAGACCCCGTCCCAGGCGGTCCAGGCCTTCCTGTACATGGCCGAGTACCTGCACAACCAGGAAATGCTCATCGAGACACCGGATTCCCTGCCCACGGACTTTTTCCCGGATACCGCCAGGGCGCGCAAGGTAGTGCGCAAAGCCCTGGAGACCGGGCGCGAATCCCTGACCGAACCCGAGGCCAAGGATATTCTGGCCGCCTACGGCATCCCCGTGGTCGAAACGCGTATCGCCGTATCCGCCAAGGAAGCGGTCATCGCGGCCGACGAGCTGGGCTATCCCGTGGCCCTGAAGCTGAGAAGCCCGCAGATTCCCCAGCCTTATGACGTGGGCGGCGTGCTTCTTGATCTGGAGACGCCCGAACGTGTCTGGGAAGGCGCGGCCTCCATTCTGGCCCGCTGCACCCGGGAGCGGCCCGACGCATATATCGAGGGGTTCACGGTTCAGAAGATGGGCCGCAGGCCCGGCGCGCACGAGCTGTACGTGTCCGCCCATCTGGACGGCATTTTCGGCCCGGTGCTTCAGTTCGGCCATGGCGGCATGGCCCGCGAGATGATTCAGGATCAGGCCCTGACCCTGCCGCCCCTGTCCATGTCCCTGGCCAAGGAGCTGGTCTCGCGCACGCGCATCAGCACCCTGCTCAAGGGCACCCCGTCGCATCCTCCGGCGGACATCGACGATATCTGCCTGACCGTCATTCAGATCTCCCAGCTCATCGTGGACGTACCCCAGATTACGGCCATCGACATCAATCCGCTCTATGCCGATTCCGAGGGCGTGCTGGCCCTGGACGCCAAGATCGACATCGCGCCGTTCGATGGAGAGGGCGAGTCCCGGCTGGCCATCCGGCCGTACCCCCGAGAGCTGGAGGAGTGCGTCACCCTCAAGAGCGGACGGCAGATCACCCTGCGTCCCATCCGGCCCGAGGACGAAGACACCCACCGCGCGTTCCTGGCCAGCCTGTCCGACGAGGACCTGCGCCTGCGTTTCTTCGGCGTGGTCCAGCGCGAGTTCGACCACAAGGACATCGCCCGCTTCACCCAGATCGACTACGACCGGGAGATGGCCTTCATCGCCACGGGACTGACGGAACGGGGCGAGCCCGAGACACTGGGCGTCATGCGTACCAATACCCGGCCGGACAACACCGAGGCGGAGTTCGCCATCGTGGTCCGTTCCGACATGAAGGGTGAGGGGCTTGGCTCCATGCTCTTTTACAAGGGCATCCAGTACACCAAGGAGCGCGGCACCAAACTGCTTACCGGCCAGACCATGCTCGAAAACAAGGCCATGCAGGGGTTGTCGAAGAAGTTCGGTTTCGAGATTTCGCCCGATCCCCATGATCAGGATCTGGTGGATATGACGCTCGACATGGACACGGTGGACCTCTAG
- a CDS encoding glycosyltransferase, with product MQLPPVHHHTGLETSGGATRVARLLLDGLARFEVASSLSFELAEKADAMAISPEEFGAGLEGDSIAHIHCTGDWPALLGSIPTGTKVVVTLHDCELFTGGCPYPLDCPVTSDGCAKPCPRNFPEADELRKRKLEEIKRLDPVLAAPSRWLARLAKTHLFRPVKVVPNGIPWPAGLHTKSESRKKLGIHPAARVALFAAHGGMNAAYKSGDTWQDIWERLKKAMPDLVCFAVGGDREERRDDFILWPYVDRQKLAMLMAASDALLYPTRADNHSLVVLEAMAAGLPVVSYSVGGIPEQIVDRMTGMLVPPGDLNQFVDTAMAVLSSRSLGRQMGQEAFLSGRRKFSVERMVGDYARLYASL from the coding sequence ATGCAGCTTCCCCCGGTCCATCACCACACCGGCCTGGAGACGAGCGGAGGAGCCACCCGTGTGGCCCGGCTGCTGCTGGATGGGTTGGCGCGCTTTGAAGTGGCGTCCAGCCTGTCCTTCGAACTGGCGGAAAAGGCGGACGCAATGGCCATCTCGCCCGAGGAGTTCGGCGCCGGTCTGGAAGGGGATTCCATCGCCCATATTCACTGCACCGGCGACTGGCCCGCCCTGCTCGGTTCCATCCCCACAGGTACGAAGGTGGTGGTCACCCTGCATGACTGCGAGTTGTTCACCGGAGGCTGCCCCTATCCTCTGGACTGCCCGGTGACCAGTGACGGCTGCGCCAAGCCGTGTCCGCGAAACTTTCCGGAAGCCGACGAGCTGCGTAAACGCAAACTGGAGGAGATAAAGCGTCTTGATCCGGTTCTGGCCGCCCCGTCGCGTTGGCTGGCCCGTTTGGCCAAGACCCATCTGTTCCGGCCGGTCAAGGTGGTCCCCAACGGCATTCCCTGGCCCGCAGGCCTGCACACCAAGTCCGAATCCCGCAAGAAGCTCGGTATTCATCCGGCGGCGCGCGTGGCCCTGTTCGCGGCCCACGGCGGCATGAACGCGGCCTACAAGTCGGGCGATACGTGGCAGGATATCTGGGAGCGGCTGAAAAAGGCCATGCCGGATCTGGTTTGTTTTGCCGTGGGCGGAGACCGTGAGGAGCGGCGTGACGATTTCATTCTGTGGCCCTATGTGGACCGTCAGAAGCTCGCCATGCTCATGGCCGCTTCCGATGCGCTGCTCTATCCCACCCGTGCGGACAATCACTCGCTGGTTGTCCTGGAGGCAATGGCCGCCGGACTGCCTGTGGTGTCCTATTCCGTGGGCGGCATCCCTGAGCAGATCGTGGACCGCATGACCGGCATGCTCGTGCCGCCTGGCGACCTCAACCAATTCGTGGACACTGCCATGGCCGTCCTGTCGAGCCGTTCTCTGGGCCGCCAGATGGGCCAGGAGGCGTTTCTGTCCGGGCGTCGCAAGTTTTCCGTGGAACGCATGGTCGGGGATTATGCCCGACTGTATGCGAGCCTGTAG
- the pstA gene encoding phosphate ABC transporter permease PstA yields the protein MSEMVSTDMTVNGSNIPDTPGLRFRRKATQEVWFTLFRVAVAINALALFIIVGYMVYYGLPAISWDFLTTKPTEGGLAGGIFPCIVGTFYLSLGSMALALPLGVAAAIYLHEYATPGPFMRVVRLCINNLAGVPSVVFGLFGMAFFVAGRDLGGLGMGVSIASGCMTLAVLILPVIIGTSEEALRSVPDTYREASLGLGATKWQTIFKVVLPSAMPGVLTGSILSISRAAGETAAIMFTAAASYNPTLPKSIFNEVMALPYQIYSLSVSSTNPEATLPLQYGTSLVLVALVLGMNLVAIMLRSHLRKKLT from the coding sequence ATGTCTGAAATGGTAAGCACCGATATGACCGTGAACGGCTCCAACATTCCGGACACCCCGGGTCTGCGCTTCCGGCGCAAGGCGACCCAGGAGGTCTGGTTCACTCTGTTCCGGGTCGCCGTGGCCATCAATGCCCTGGCCCTGTTCATCATCGTCGGCTACATGGTCTACTACGGCCTTCCGGCGATCAGCTGGGACTTCCTGACCACCAAGCCTACCGAAGGCGGTCTGGCTGGCGGCATCTTCCCCTGCATCGTGGGAACCTTCTATCTCTCCCTGGGCTCCATGGCCCTGGCCCTGCCGCTGGGTGTGGCCGCCGCCATCTACCTCCACGAATACGCCACCCCCGGCCCGTTCATGCGCGTGGTCAGGCTGTGCATCAACAACCTGGCGGGCGTGCCGTCCGTGGTCTTCGGCCTCTTCGGCATGGCCTTTTTCGTGGCCGGACGCGATCTGGGCGGCCTGGGCATGGGCGTATCCATCGCCTCGGGCTGCATGACCCTGGCCGTGCTCATCCTGCCGGTCATCATCGGGACCTCGGAAGAGGCCCTGCGGAGCGTGCCGGACACCTACCGCGAAGCTTCCCTGGGGCTGGGCGCAACCAAATGGCAGACGATCTTCAAGGTGGTCCTGCCCTCGGCCATGCCCGGCGTGCTGACCGGTTCCATCCTGTCCATCTCCCGCGCGGCGGGCGAGACCGCGGCGATCATGTTCACAGCCGCGGCCAGCTACAACCCGACCCTGCCCAAATCCATCTTCAACGAGGTCATGGCCCTGCCCTACCAGATTTACTCCCTGTCCGTTTCCTCCACCAACCCCGAGGCCACGCTCCCGCTCCAGTACGGCACCTCGCTGGTACTGGTGGCCCTGGTTCTGGGCATGAACCTGGTGGCCATCATGCTCCGCTCCCATCTGCGCAAGAAGCTGACCTAA
- the pstC gene encoding phosphate ABC transporter permease subunit PstC — protein sequence MLVSRSTKEKLIRAMFLICASASIIALGLIMYFLISEALPTFTGFDAMGEKVSGLNFFDFIFGTDWKPISSHPRWGILPLIMGSFWVTLLSSLIAIPLGVMTAVYLAEIAPSKVREIVKPMVELLASLPSVVIGFFGMVVVAPILLNLFNIRFGVNMLNASIMLAFMAVPTITSIAEDAIHSVPNEVREGSLALGATRFETIWRVVIPASLSGLSTAVILGMSRSIGETMVVLMVAGGAARIPTSIFDPVRPMPASIAAEMGETSFGLERHYFALFAIAMVLFIITFLFNLLADHIAHKYKQVGSASL from the coding sequence ATGCTCGTTTCACGGTCCACCAAGGAAAAGCTCATCAGGGCGATGTTTCTGATCTGCGCCAGCGCGTCGATCATCGCTCTCGGGCTGATCATGTACTTTTTGATCTCCGAGGCCCTGCCCACGTTCACCGGCTTCGACGCCATGGGCGAAAAGGTAAGCGGACTTAATTTCTTCGACTTCATCTTCGGCACCGACTGGAAGCCCATCTCCTCGCATCCTCGCTGGGGCATCCTGCCGCTGATCATGGGGTCCTTCTGGGTAACGCTGCTCTCCTCGCTCATCGCCATCCCGCTGGGAGTCATGACCGCAGTGTACCTGGCCGAAATCGCGCCCAGCAAGGTTCGCGAAATCGTCAAGCCCATGGTCGAGCTGCTGGCCTCGCTGCCGTCGGTCGTCATCGGTTTCTTCGGCATGGTCGTGGTCGCCCCGATCCTGCTCAATCTTTTCAATATCAGGTTCGGCGTGAACATGCTCAACGCCTCGATCATGCTCGCGTTCATGGCCGTGCCGACCATCACCTCCATCGCCGAAGACGCCATCCACTCCGTCCCGAACGAGGTCCGCGAGGGCTCCCTGGCTCTGGGCGCCACCCGATTCGAGACTATCTGGCGCGTGGTCATTCCCGCATCCCTGTCCGGCCTGTCCACGGCGGTCATCCTGGGCATGTCCCGGTCCATCGGCGAAACCATGGTCGTACTCATGGTCGCGGGTGGCGCGGCGCGGATCCCGACCTCCATATTCGACCCGGTCCGGCCCATGCCCGCGTCCATCGCCGCCGAGATGGGCGAGACCAGCTTCGGCCTGGAACGACACTATTTCGCCCTGTTCGCCATTGCCATGGTGCTCTTCATCATCACGTTTCTCTTCAACCTTCTGGCCGACCACATCGCCCACAAATACAAGCAGGTCGGTTCGGCCAGCCTCTAG
- a CDS encoding PstS family phosphate ABC transporter substrate-binding protein: MKKLLIAFVTLAVLSVSALSFAAEIRVKGSTTVDPAMKKLVAAYQTANPGVNFSISATGSGDGAKAIINKTADIGMMSRPMKDAEIKKCEANGIEPIRSIIALDCIVPIVHPSNPVSAITTAQLKDVYQDKIRNWKDLGGNDGMIALFSRETNSGTYEVWEKKVMDKEDEFDLVSRMPSNAAMAAKIAGNKNGIGYVGLGFLNPKIKGLTVNGVVPSVKTGADGSYPLARKLNLYTGGQPTGEVAKFITFVMSPAGQKIIAEVGFVPVN; this comes from the coding sequence ATGAAAAAACTGCTCATTGCTTTCGTTACCCTGGCTGTGCTGAGCGTTTCCGCTCTGTCCTTTGCCGCGGAAATCCGCGTCAAGGGTTCCACCACCGTTGACCCGGCCATGAAGAAGCTGGTGGCTGCCTACCAGACCGCCAACCCGGGTGTGAATTTCTCCATCTCCGCCACCGGTTCCGGTGACGGCGCCAAGGCTATCATCAACAAGACCGCCGACATCGGCATGATGTCCCGTCCCATGAAGGACGCCGAGATCAAGAAGTGCGAAGCCAACGGCATTGAGCCCATCCGCTCCATCATCGCCCTGGACTGCATCGTGCCCATCGTGCACCCGTCCAACCCTGTTTCCGCCATCACCACCGCCCAGCTGAAGGACGTCTACCAGGACAAGATCCGCAACTGGAAGGACCTCGGCGGCAACGACGGCATGATCGCCCTGTTCTCCCGCGAGACCAACTCCGGTACCTACGAGGTCTGGGAAAAGAAGGTCATGGACAAGGAAGACGAGTTTGACCTGGTCTCCCGCATGCCTTCCAACGCCGCCATGGCCGCCAAGATCGCCGGCAACAAGAACGGCATCGGCTACGTGGGCCTCGGCTTCCTGAACCCCAAGATCAAGGGCCTGACCGTCAACGGCGTCGTACCTTCCGTCAAGACCGGTGCCGACGGCTCCTACCCGCTGGCCCGCAAGCTGAACCTGTACACCGGCGGTCAGCCCACCGGTGAAGTCGCCAAGTTCATCACCTTCGTGATGTCCCCGGCCGGCCAGAAGATCATCGCTGAAGTCGGTTTCGTGCCCGTCAACTAA
- a CDS encoding molybdopterin molybdotransferase MoeA, whose amino-acid sequence MHTPISRKDAVQKLLRRTCATEKRSVAPMEGVGLTAALDVAALSDVPEHACSVRDGYAVRSQDVAQAKPMAPVRLAVKGCLRAESADPDSLAPGTAVRVLTGGPVPPGADAVYAEEDVREEEGHIQTTDPVRSGWFVRAQGGEIAAGTVIVPAGETITPQAAAVMTRTRVDSILVHPRPRVRLMALGSELAKPGLDQTERIAPGTVRFPADNLVLQRGLFEAAGAIVEQTGVIPDDRDRLVSVLSGADLPEILVTTGGTGNSERDFAYEAALEAGFEPVFKRIDIRPGRNMFAAARNNTLLFGLPGPPAAGHACFYAVILPVVRKLRGLPASATRTAKFTQSINARPGSEWLVQCRLEIQGSTLTATPLAGKTVPPMHGLAQAHGLAILQSGQTLIPGDETEILTTLF is encoded by the coding sequence ATGCACACCCCCATCTCTCGCAAGGACGCGGTCCAGAAACTGCTCAGGCGCACCTGCGCAACCGAGAAGCGTTCCGTCGCCCCCATGGAGGGGGTCGGTCTGACTGCGGCTCTGGATGTGGCTGCCCTGAGCGATGTACCCGAGCACGCCTGTTCCGTGCGCGACGGCTACGCGGTCCGCAGCCAGGACGTGGCCCAGGCCAAACCAATGGCCCCGGTTCGCCTGGCCGTAAAGGGATGCCTTAGGGCCGAGTCCGCCGACCCGGACTCCCTGGCCCCGGGGACGGCCGTGCGTGTGCTCACCGGTGGCCCCGTCCCCCCGGGCGCGGATGCGGTCTATGCCGAGGAAGATGTTCGGGAAGAGGAAGGCCACATCCAGACCACCGACCCTGTGCGTTCCGGCTGGTTCGTGCGCGCGCAGGGCGGCGAAATCGCGGCGGGTACGGTCATCGTCCCCGCAGGCGAAACGATCACGCCACAGGCCGCGGCGGTCATGACACGAACGCGCGTGGACTCGATCTTGGTGCATCCAAGGCCCCGCGTCCGACTCATGGCCCTGGGCAGCGAACTGGCCAAGCCGGGCCTGGACCAGACGGAACGAATCGCCCCCGGTACCGTACGCTTTCCGGCGGATAACCTGGTGCTGCAGCGGGGTTTGTTCGAGGCGGCCGGGGCCATTGTGGAACAAACGGGTGTCATTCCCGACGACCGTGACAGACTGGTCTCGGTCCTGTCCGGCGCGGACCTGCCCGAGATTCTCGTGACAACAGGCGGCACGGGCAACAGCGAGCGGGACTTTGCCTACGAAGCCGCGCTCGAAGCCGGGTTTGAGCCAGTCTTCAAACGCATCGACATCCGCCCGGGCAGGAACATGTTCGCGGCCGCTCGCAACAACACCCTGCTCTTCGGGCTGCCCGGCCCGCCCGCAGCGGGGCACGCCTGCTTCTATGCGGTCATTCTTCCGGTGGTCCGCAAACTGCGCGGATTGCCCGCGTCAGCAACGCGCACCGCAAAATTCACCCAGTCCATCAACGCCCGCCCCGGCTCCGAATGGCTGGTCCAGTGCCGCCTCGAAATCCAGGGTTCCACCCTGACCGCCACCCCCCTGGCCGGGAAAACGGTACCGCCCATGCACGGCCTGGCCCAGGCCCATGGCCTCGCCATCCTGCAAAGCGGCCAGACCCTCATACCCGGCGACGAAACCGAGATACTGACGACGCTTTTTTGA